The Styela clava chromosome 3, kaStyClav1.hap1.2, whole genome shotgun sequence genome includes the window CACTGAATGCTGTGTTTTGTTTGGTGAgggaatataatattttctgcattcccacatatttcacaaacaaATCCTTTTGCACTACAGCAATCACATGAAATGACATGCAATGAGCATGCATTGGTGAAAAACTTCAATGTCCTTTCCAATTCACCACTTTTAACTGCTATGAGATCTTTCATAGAATAGATGTGTGAATCCCCGTTCAGAATGTGTGGAGGAATTTCTTTCATCATCTTACAGATAGATGCTTCCAATTCAGAAGAATGGTGCTCCTCTGTAGACCTCAGATTAACGCGTGCCGCACAACCATAAAAATAACGACATGTATCGAGATATTTTACCAGCTGTGCGATCTGGTTTCGCAAATTAAGACAATGTCGCAGGGCTTTGGATTTTGAGTGGAGCGTTTGATTCAAGTCATTTATATTAAAAAGCGGTTCACAATGAATTTTTCGCAGAAGGTCATCagcaaaatttgaaactttataTTTCTTGAAGTTGAAATTGTTGAAAACATGAGCTGGAATGACATGAAGCGTATCATCATGGcaacaagaacaaaaatatttaccagTATATTCGCAATATCGGAATCTTCTTATGAAAGCTTTTTCAACATTTGTTCCACATCCTGCACACATGTATTTCTGATTTGCTATACCTTGTGATCTGTCCCTATTCCTATGCACATTGAAAATAAGTTGAAATCTAGGTGGAGCCCATTTTTCACTGCCACGTATTCGATTTTTTGGCATCAAACTAATTTCTTGTTGTCGTTTTGATCCTTCTTTGATTTCTGGATCGATCATTGTGGAATCAGGAAGGGGTAGAAGTTTCTGGGGAACATCAGATTCAGAGACAAGCCATTGCATGTCATCTGAGTTGTTGGAATCTGCTGTGAAAGCTTGCAATAAACCTATTGCAATGGATTCCGCCGAACTATTTTCAGTGGGTGAAAATAACTGGCTTTCCAAGCTACTGCCCAGCTCAGATGACGGTAAACCATCTTTTATTTCCATATTTGCAGGCTTATCAGCAATAAGAACACATTCATCAGTTTCACTCACAGCATAAGTTTCGGAAAACTCAGGGGAAACTACAGGAGAAGAATGTCCAATGGAGGCAACCGGGTCTAATGAGTTCTTAAGTTTATCACATAGCCTTGATTGTCTGCTCTTTGGTATCTGCATGCTCATGCTTTTTCGCAAACTGCGAAAGCCTTCTCCAGAACTACATTTTTGCTCTTCCATAACAGTCATTAACATTTCCGAAAGATGAAAATGTGCATTTTCCTTTTTCAAGTCTTCACATGTAGAAAGGTCTTCACTGTGTATATAATGCATCAACGAAGTTGCATCAGGTGGTACAGACCAGACATCTGCATTTATAGGCTGGTCAATTTTCTTTGCCTCATTCAATGTTATTTCAGACGCAGACCGCTTGTGTTTGGACTGATTTGATGAAGATGGACATTGTGGATCTGATGTTGTTTTCGACTTTGTTGAAGGTACTTTTAAAACTCCCTGGTTTCTTGCATATTTTCCAAATTCGggtatttttacaaattgtgtTCTATCATAATCGTTAATTTTTGcattctttttcttgttttcagACCTTTCAGCACAGGCTACAACATCAGGTAAATCCTTTTTTTGCCTAACTTTATTATCAgcttcaaatgatgatttaccATCTACATGATCAGTTTCCTCTGCATAAGCACTTGACTGACTTGAATTTGATACTTTGTTTTCATGATGTAATGGATCTAAAAAATCCTTCGTATTTTGGACGATACTAGCAGAAGCTGTTTGCTTAACTTCTGTGTGATCCAATTTGTGTATTCTATCAAATTTAGCAATACAATATTGCATCACACCCGAGTCTATTAAATCTAAGGAAATATCAGCTAAAATTTTAGAAGATCTATCTTCAACAGCTTTCACACAGGATAATAATCCATTTCGGCATAGAGTATCATTAAAAAATGCACCAGAGTCATAGTACTGATTAACAAGATTTCCATCTTTGAGTAGCAGCACCATACAATCACTTAAAATTCCTGTTAGCAGACATCTTGTAAGAAATTTTACACCCAAATTTTGACAATTGTCATACACAATTTCTTTAGAAAGCTTGGTCTGATAAATCTTCAAGATAGCTTTGAGATCTGAAGCTAAAACTGGCTTAAGCCATGACAAACAAGACAAAAAGGCCATGTAAGTTTTCTCATCTTCGCTTTTCGTTTTCCGTAAACAATGTTGAAACATcttttccaaaaatttcacaaaagtaTTAATTCCTCCATATATACTGCATAGTGAAGGCGAGGGGTAGCTCAAGATTCTCTCCGCACATCTCTTCACATCAACAAAGAGTGATAATTTCTCAGAGTAGTTGCGAGAAAGTTTGCCTTCATCCATCTCATTATTTCAGTGATAAGCCAGTAAGCAGTTGAAATACTGTAATGtatcaaatactgaaatatagaAATAAGAACAGATTTATTTCGAGACAAGAGAGTCTTAACTTACAACCTTGTGTGAGTATACCGTAATCCAGCAATCTGATGACGAACCTTCCCAAAGTAATGATATCCCTGGCAGCCTGGGATATGATTGACAGTTACAGCAATGCCGTAGACTACCACATTACAGCATTAATGtctaaatgattttttttttatatggttTCACAATGTGGATATTATTCAATAATCaaagaatatataaaataaaaaataaacaacaataactaaccattcaaaattaacagaaaaaaTACATTAACAGTAGCCAGCAAAATTATTTCATTACAGTCCCTTGATTGTATTGTCCATTATATCGAATTTATGTATCCATGTAGTTCCCACAGTGATTGACAGtgcattattttttaattaacatTAATTATCAAGAAAAAATTTACATATCTATTAGTTTCAATACTATCACAGTGTTAAAAATTCATAAGGTATTATAAATTATACCGAGTTCTCTTGTAAAACTAGGATGTTGCCTAaacttttctttatttctttTTGCTACAGTGCTATGAGTGACCTCTTAATTTTCATGATTACATTGTTCACATTTGGGTTAGCATTCTGAAAAATTACAGCATTCCTTTCTAACCATATTTTGTGTTTAGCAGTGCAAAATAGTAATATTATAGCATTGCGTTCAAGGCTGGACAAATGTGAATAACATTGATGATTTAAATCTAATAGTACAATAGTATACAAGTGATATCAGGATATAGTTGTTTCTCAACTCACAATGATTGATTTTCaaagcaataaaaaaaacaatcataaacattttgtgaaaaaaggCATTTCCAAAATAAATCAGGTTCTTGTGAACAAAATACACATACCGTAAGTCATTCCCAGAAATATGTTTAATTCTAGGTTTCACTTTAATAGAAAGAATATCCCACGTTAATTTAAAACTGAAAGTTTTGACTTTATTGGACAATATCTTGCTATGTATATTAGAACAGGCTCCTTCTAAATTACCATCACGAAGAAACACAATTCTATTTCCACCCCTCAagttatttacaattttattatataccggtaccgtacacaTTGActaaaaacaagcaaacaatattAATCACATTACATTAATTGTCACCATCAAATTATAATTACCACCACACAGTCACATATTCCTGTAGGTATTCCATGAAGTTAGCATCAGTACCGGGACCTATAGGTAAAGCCAAAGCGTATATATGGGTAAAGCTAGCGGCCACTTCCAGCGGACAGttaccaatttttccaaatttgaacccgCCATGTTCCACGACAGTTGTCGCGAATTCACTTAATTGCGCCTACATGGATGCAAAAAATTAGGCGATTCTCCCTTTTAGAAACGGACGACAGAcctgaaacataataaaaaacaaaaatgattgaaacaacacattttttcctcgataaaatgaattatttgctCAGAAGCTCATTTAtcgacaaaatttaaaatttaactgagttgaagcgtaatttatgcaagaaataattttttctcatccaattcattaatacagtgaatttgatgaagatatataaaacatatattaaattttaaaacaattccactatgcggaaagttgggaaataccccccaattaaaggaaaatttttgagaaattgtcaatataactcagttaaagcgtaatttatgcaggaaataatattttctcatccaattcattaatacagtgtattcggtggacaaatataaaatacatattaaaattttaaaaaaatccaccgtgcggaaagtagaaaaattcccccccagtttaagaaaaaaatataggaaatctccaatttaactcagttaaagcgtaatttaggtaagaaggaattttttctcatccgaTTCATTAATGCAATGTggttggtggacaaatataaaatagatatcgaaatttaaaaaaaatccaccgtgcggaaagtagggaaattcccctcaatttaatgaaaatatttgagaaatcgtctatccaactcagttaaagcataatttatgcaagaaagaatattttctcatccaattcattaatacaatatatttggtggacaaatataaaatacatattaaaatttaaaaaaaatccaccgtgcggaaagtagggaaattctcctcaattgaagaaaaaaatataggaaattgtcaatttgactcagttaaagcgtaatttaggtaagaaggaattttttctcatccaattcatcaaTGCAGtctgtttggtggacaaatataaaatagatatcaaaattttaaaaaaatccactatgcggaaagtagggaaattcccctcaatttaatggaaatatttaagaaatcgtctatccaactcagttaaaaaataatttatgcaagaaagaatattttctcatccaattcatcaatacagtgtatttggtggacgaatataaaatacatattgaaatttaaaaaaaatccaccgtgcggaaagtagggaaattccccccaatttgatgaaaatattggagaaatcgtctatttaactcagttaaagcgtaatttattcaagaaagaatattttctcatccaattcattgatatggtgtatttggtggacaaatataaaatacatattaaaatttaaaaaaaatccaccgtgcggaaagtagggaaattcccctcaatttaatgaaaatatttaagaaatcgtctatccaactcagttaaaaaataatttatgcaagaaagaatattttctcatccaattcattaatacagtgtatttggaggacaaatataaaatacatattaaaatttaaaaaaaatccaccgtgcggaaagtagggaaattcccctcaatttaatgaaaatatttgggaaatcgtctatccaactcagttaaaaaataatttatccatgaaagaatattttctcatccaattcattaatacggtgtatttggtggacaaatataaaatacatattaaaatttgaaaaaaaatccaccttgcggaaagtagggaaattcccctcaatcgaagaaaaaaatataagaaattgtcaatttgactcagttaaagcgtaatttaggtaagaaggaattttttctcatccaattcattgatgcagtgtgtttggtggacaaatataaaatacatattaaaattttaaaaaaatccaccgtgcggaaagtagggaattccccctcaattaaaaaatatatataagaaatcgtcaatttgactcagttaaagcgtaatttaggtaagaaggaattttttctcatccaattcattaatgcagtgtgtttggtggacaaatataaaatacatattaaaagttaaaaaaaattcaccatgcggaaagtagggaaattcggtactctcgaaatatggacacaaagatgacgcacaacctgaatataaagggtgtaccaggataggttcagatttagaatctagattgtacgcttttgggagcgcagggaataacccatttatgcaaaaaataattttttctcctccaatttattaatacagtgtatttggtggacgaatataaaatacatattataatttaaaaaaaatccaccgtgcggaaagtagggaaattccccccaatttgatgaaaatatttgagaaatcgtctatccaactcagttaaaaaataatttatccaagaaagaatattttctcatccaattcattaatgcagtgtatttggtggacaaatataaaatacatattaaaatttaaaaaaaatccaccgtgcggaaagtagggaaattcccctcaattgaagaaaaaaatataagaaatcgtcaatttgactcagttaaagcgtaatttaggtaagaaggagttttttctcatccaattcattaatgcagtgttttcggtggacaaataaaaaatacatattaaaatttaaaaaaaatccaccgtgcggaaagtagggaaattcccctcaatttaatggaaatatttaagaaatcgtctatccaactcagttaaaaaataatttatgcaagaaagaatattttctcatccaattcattaatgcagtgtatttggtggacaaatataaaatacatattgaaatttaaaaaaaatccaccgtgcggaaagtagggaaattccccccaatttgatgaaaatatttgagaaatcgtctatttaactcagttaaagcgtaatttattcaagaaagaatattttctcatccaattcattaatatggtgtatttggtggacaaatataaaatacatattaaaagttaaaaaaaatccatcatgcggaaagtagggaaattcggtactctcgaaatatggacacaaagatgacgcacaacctgaatataaagggtgtaccaggataggttcagatttagaatctagattgtacgcttttgggagcgcagggaataacccatttatgcaaaaaataattttttcgcatccaatttattaatacagtgtatttggtggacgaatataaaatacatattaaaatttaaacaaaatccaccgtgcggaaagtagggaaattccccccaatttgatgaaaatatttgagaaattgtctatttaactcagttaaagcgtaatttatccaagaaagaatattttctcatccaattcattaatacggtgtatttggtggacaactataaaatacatattaaaattttaaaaaaatccaccgtgcggaaagtagggaaattcccctcaattgaagaaaaaaatataagaaattgtcaatttgactcagttaaagcgtaatttaggtaagaaggaattttttctcatccaattcattaatgcagtgtgtttggtggacaaatataaaatacatattaaaatttaaaaaaaatccaccatgcggaaagtagagaaattcggtactctcgaaatatggacacaaagatgacgcacaacctgaatataaaaggggtaccaggataggttcagatttagaatctagattgtacgcttttgggagcgcagggaataaATGACCGTCTCACTGCTACTGTTCCCGACAGACAACTCAATAACAATCCTACCTATACATGATTCCAAATGGGATATAAAAGTATAATTTATTCAATCACAagcaattaaataatttttataattcgtTTGTAActgttctcaaattttttgatcgGCACATACTTTCAGACTATTATTTACTCCTTTCAACTGATGACAAAGAATCGCCGTGATGTTTACGTTATGGATAGTTATATTGCTGGTTGTGTTTTTCACCAACATACCAGCATGCATCACCATCTAATGACTGATGTAAGTCAATCTTTcaatatttgatgtttttaattttccagGCGGATAGGAAACAACCAATAAATATATCCGAGGCTCGAGAACCCCGGCGTAATTGATATGTATAAGTTGATTTCATGATTacttttgttacaaaaatatgaaaaaaacaatttgacgCCGAACACCtcggatttgaatgtaaaactGCTGGAATATACTTGCGGAACTATGATCGAAAACCATTGGTATAAACAAAATTAGGGTTGGAAAAATCGACAttgtttttttatctaaaaagtCCGTATTCATCTTTCCTACAACACTTTAATATCATACTTATATCATCTCATTTGTTTTACAGTTAAATTTAGGAAACTATAGCGTGATTGTTTCTGCGTGCAGGATAAATGGAAATCACTGGGTTCTTTTGCTGAGGATgaagttttgttttgaaattttaataatattcaataaataagaAATTGTTGTGGCAAAATTACATATTGCCTTTTTGTATTTGATTCTTCATTTTGATTCGAACAAAATATCTTTGCAATTCATTGACACAACGAGAAATAATTTCTACTTTCTGAATCCGTATGGAAGTTCAATTGAAGAGACCACTCACGCATGTAAAAATTATAAGTGAGTTCAATTCCTGAAATACATCTTATTGTTAGCTATTTCAACTACAAGCTAAAGTAGAAACTCAATAAACCTTTACTTCACTGTTGCCAGATCGCTTTCAAATCCTGGAGTGGATTTTTTAAAAGTATCTTCTTTACAGTTATCCAGtcctttatttttaatattctatttctCTTGTTGAAAGTATTCGGCTGTTTTCGTAAAAACGTGTCCTGTTCTTACAAATAATATATGAACTACATAATCACATTGTACCAGTAACAAACTGTATTTACAATTGGAATGACATTGACAATTGTGAATGacattgaaattgaatgaaaagtattgacttttaaaaatgaagttacatgaaaagtatattagtaaaactGAATTTACACACGTTACAACACACAGAAACTGGATGAATTTACGAAAAGAATGCGAAAACTGGACACCAACGGTTACTGAACATCCCATTCAGAGGGATGGATCACGTTGTGGAATTTACGTGATAAAGGTATATAGGAAGTCATACAAATTTAATTATCCATACATCAGTATATGTTCTTTGTCAATTTATTCACAAGAAATTGTTCCATAAGAattgattaatttattttcatataccaAACAACATTCTCATGATTTTCTTCACACTATTTTGCGTTATTTTGAAACAACTTATTTTGTCTATTGGTTCTTTGGCATATATTCGATTGCAGTTCGCTTGGATGATGCTGGAAACTAAAAGCATCCATGTTGTTTCACCAATCGATGAAAGGGCGAAAATTGCCAGTTGGGTGATTCAGAATTCCGGTATGacgaaatgaatatttgatatttagataattatCTAAACATTACGCagttaaaaaatacatttttgacagACTGCGTGGAGACGTACTGCAGTTTTTGTGGGGAGACGGGAGAAGCAGAATGGGTAAGTAACCTAATAGGTGTTCAATAAATatgcaatatataattttatattcatgttattttgactttttttaaagatTGGCTGTGATGTGTGTCCACGCTGGTTTCATGCTGGATGCTACAACGGAGATATTGCGGAGATATTGGACGTACTTTGGAAATGTCCAGCATACGAGGCCGGTTGGCATTAAAACgcatttgatgtaaaaataagtttcaaaggGTTGCCACTTGACACTAACAAGTAGATCAAATGGCCATTTCCCGTTAACCTGTCCATTGAGTACAGAGCCATGAATATACAGTAGAAGCGCTACCCacgaaattaattcgttccgAAGACCCGTCGTATTACATAAGGCGttttacctgtaaatgccctaatcCGTTTTATGTCCACGTAAAACTCGGACATCATtttcgtataaattattttaatgcTTAAAATCCAACAACTACATGTTAGAATTAGATTAcagcataataaataaacaaagaacatACGGAAAGAAGGAAGAACATAGtaataacgaataaaaactaAGAACGGTATGCTTATGTACctttgtttaccatcgtcataATCAAATGATTGATTCCCAAATTACCGTCCGCCACTGATGGAGAATTAAGACCAgaaaacttgttttattttttaagtcgGTTTTTACTTGATTTGAGTCGGCACTAATCTTTCATGTCTGGTGTTATTAGTTTAATTTTGCTTATTGATATCGCCAACTTAAAGTGAACGATATTGTCATCAACGACGTCGGGATAATGATAAAATCCGCGTTAGATATTAAATAACATTTAAAGGTCATTTTATAAACTCTTAAttgcaagaaatgaaaaaaattcccgttatgttcggtcactatcgaaattgagggtgaaaacaattaattgggACACAATTTGCTTTCAGATTTATTGGAATAGACGATAATAATTGTGAATATTGTGTAATAATTGTAATTGCgctttttgaatttctttcatGCTGGCCATAATTTAGTGCAACGACGCGCACGGCTGATTTCAATTGCGATAAAAAATAGAATGGctgtgaatatattttttttaaatcgaaagtTTGACGGCGCTAGGAAATGTGCGTCATATTCGGTATtctcaaaaacaccaaaaaacgatattcgaaggtcgcaatattcaaatattaggtTTGTATTGaacatccctgcattaaattaatctaaaatgaacaaatatcaCTATGCAAGTTTTCGGAAAAGAATTGTTggatttttcgtatccagagcctttcgtACGTAGAGTTTCTACCGTATACAAGTTTTTCGTGATATTTTTTGcttccatttttttgtgattggcgaataaaaaacgatttgttgATTGATTCATGTGAAAACTTCATTTGGGAATTGAAAGTTTCTTCATACGTTTACAGTGATCGTAGCGGCTGCTATCGATCGTATCGTCGTTTCTTCCAACATCTTAGTACGGTGTGCCATACTTCCTTTAGCTCTTTAATACAGTTTCACAGTCTTTCAAATTctgagatattttttaacaacaGCATTAAACGGTTCGGCGACATACATATTCGACATAAAAAATGAAGCGCCATAAGTGTCAAATCGTTACTAATCTTGATGACGCCACCTCATCTGTTAAGGTTGACAATACTATTCTGATTTAGGCTGCTGATGTACTGGGTTAAGGCTGCACGTTCACCGGAACTATATGGAGTGAGAGGGGGTGTTACAAGGTTGAAGTGTAAaccaataaaatgaaataagaacatgataaaacttcaaaaataatatctaGTTATGTAGGAGAATGGGAATGATCAATAAATATGACAAGATTTCgctttaatttatataaatttacgattccgttgattttaacataagttaggggaatttcccaactttccgcacggtggaatatttttaaaatttaatattcgttttatatatcaccatcaaatacactgtattaatgaactggatgagaaaatattctttcttggataaattacgctttaactgagttaaatagacgatttcttaaatattttcattaaattgaggggaatttccctactttccgcacggtggattttttttaaattttaatatgtattttatatttgtccaccgaaaacactgcattaatgaattggatgagaaaaaactccttcttacctaaattacgctttaactgagtcaaattgacgatttcttatatttttttcttcaattgaggggaatttccctactttccgcacggtggatttcttttaaattttaatatgtattttatatttgtccaccaaatacactgcattaatgaattggatgagaaaatattctttcttgcataaattattttttaatagagttggatagacgatttcttaaatatttccattgaattgaggggaatttccctactttccgcttggtggatttttttaaaattttgatatctattttatatctaaacacactgcattaatgaattggatgagaaaatattctttcttgcataaattattttttaactgagttggatagacgatttcttaaatattttcattaaattgaggggaatttccctactttccgcaaggtggattttttttaacttttaatatgtattttatatttgtccaccaaatacaccgtattaatgaattggatgtgaaaatattctttcttgaataaattacgcttcaactgagttaaatagacgatttctcaaatattttcatcaaattggggggaatttccctactttccgcacggtggattttttttaaatttcaatatgtattttatattcgttcACCAAATACACTGCaataatgaattggatgagaaaatattttttcttgcataaattattttttaactgagttggatagacgatttcttaaatatttccattaaattgaggggaatttccctactttccgcatggtggattttttttaaattttaatatgtattttttatttgtccaccgaaaacactgcattaatgaattggatgagaaaaaactccttcttacctaaattacgctttaactgagtcaaattgacgatttcttatatttttttcttcaattgaggggaatttccctactttccgcaaggtggatttttttttaaattttaatatgtattttatatctaaacacactgcattaatgaattggatgagaaaaattccttcttacctaaattacgctttaactgattcaaattgacaatttcctatatttttttcttcaattgaggggaatttccctactttccgcaaggtggatttttttttaattttaatatgtattttatatttgtccaccaaatacaccgtattaatgaattggatgagaaaatattctttcttggataaattattttttaactgagttggatagacgatttcttaaatattttcattaaattgagggtaatttccctactttccgcacggtggattttttttaaattttaatatatattttatattcgtccatCAAATACATCGTATtataaattggatgagaaaaaattattttttgcataaattattttttaattaactgAGTTagatagacgatttctcaaatattttcatcaaattggggggaatttccctactttccgcacggtggatttttttcaaatttaatatgtattttatattcgtccacc containing:
- the LOC144420842 gene encoding uncharacterized protein LOC144420842 yields the protein MIFFTLFCVILKQLILSIGSLAYIRLQFAWMMLETKSIHVVSPIDERAKIASWVIQNSDCVETYCSFCGETGEAEWIGCDVCPRWFHAGCYNGDIAEILDVLWKCPAYEAGWH
- the LOC120342370 gene encoding run domain Beclin-1-interacting and cysteine-rich domain-containing protein-like, translating into MDEGKLSRNYSEKLSLFVDVKRCAERILSYPSPSLCSIYGGINTFVKFLEKMFQHCLRKTKSEDEKTYMAFLSCLSWLKPVLASDLKAILKIYQTKLSKEIVYDNCQNLGVKFLTRCLLTGILSDCMVLLLKDGNLVNQYYDSGAFFNDTLCRNGLLSCVKAVEDRSSKILADISLDLIDSGVMQYCIAKFDRIHKLDHTEVKQTASASIVQNTKDFLDPLHHENKVSNSSQSSAYAEETDHVDGKSSFEADNKVRQKKDLPDVVACAERSENKKKNAKINDYDRTQFVKIPEFGKYARNQGVLKVPSTKSKTTSDPQCPSSSNQSKHKRSASEITLNEAKKIDQPINADVWSVPPDATSLMHYIHSEDLSTCEDLKKENAHFHLSEMLMTVMEEQKCSSGEGFRSLRKSMSMQIPKSRQSRLCDKLKNSLDPVASIGHSSPVVSPEFSETYAVSETDECVLIADKPANMEIKDGLPSSELGSSLESQLFSPTENSSAESIAIGLLQAFTADSNNSDDMQWLVSESDVPQKLLPLPDSTMIDPEIKEGSKRQQEISLMPKNRIRGSEKWAPPRFQLIFNVHRNRDRSQGIANQKYMCAGCGTNVEKAFIRRFRYCEYTGKYFCSCCHDDTLHVIPAHVFNNFNFKKYKVSNFADDLLRKIHCEPLFNINDLNQTLHSKSKALRHCLNLRNQIAQLVKYLDTCRYFYGCAARVNLRSTEEHHSSELEASICKMMKEIPPHILNGDSHIYSMKDLIAVKSGELERTLKFFTNACSLHVISCDCCSAKGFVCEICGNAENIIFPHQTKHSIQCDTCMSCFHKKCFSIAKGCPKCLRRAKWKKLQDTELTQASSSSE